In the genome of Arachis stenosperma cultivar V10309 chromosome 6, arast.V10309.gnm1.PFL2, whole genome shotgun sequence, the window TACTCACATTTAAAGGAGTAGGCAATATACCAAGTTTGGAacctaaaattaaaaaattttccaTGGTAGTATTGACACATAAGTTCTAGTAGATATAGTTTTGAATTGGTGAGTAAACATGATTAATCAAACTTTGTGTCGTTATGGAAGGGACAAATTCTGGTGGCAAGCCATTAGATGACCACCCCCATAATGTTTGTATGAGATGCACTTAACTCATGATAAATATGGCTAACGCCATTATACTTCACCGACAATAAGGTAGCCTCTGTAGTGTGaggtataaaaatattttcaatttctttttctctttcatcactGAAAGTAGAAGATGTTGTGGATGAACTTGACATGTCAATTGACGCTAATTTTTCagtatctaaaaataatttgtcGTTGCGTAATTTCCTgcaaatttgatatttttttgacAAAATTACAATCTATTGACAATAACCCATCGAGCGTgctaatttattttacttgattTTTCGTTCCATTGttaacaataaataaatgaacaatttttgagttttgtttCACAATTTTATTTCAAAGAGCAGCAACGATTATTCTTGTGGGTGTCTAAAGGTCTCATTTGTAATtttgaaagtaaaattaaaaataaaaaaaatatgcaagCAGTTGgaatcaaaataaaatacagaaattaaaaaaaaagataaagaagaacaaataaaaataaagaactttaattaaaaataaaaagtgaattacAAATTTGAGTTTAGATTTCAAAGGATTATTCATCTGCTTCTCACGTTCTATGAATAGTCGGCACATTGAAGAATATCCAGAGAGGCATTTAGGGAGTCGCTCCGATTCTATCTCTGTTCGTTCCGTTTGAAGAAAGGAAGGATCTGAACAAGGAGACCATGAATCTTATTTATCCAAATATCATCTTTTTTATAAGTTTTATTATTAATTGAGGATAACAAActcaaattttctaattttactCTGTGGTGGCAGGAAGACTAAGagtgattttgaatttttaagtaTTTTCAAAGAAGAATTGAACTAATTATAATGTTTGTCCAAAATTCTATGTATAGATTAACCTAATATTTGACAGTTATTCTTCGTTAGTGTTCAAACTTGAATAGCCGTTTCGTATTTGTAATTGTAACTGTAACTGTTTCCTGCACTTTTTAAgttacattttttattaaaactgCTTACTAGTGTCAATTGAAAGCTTCCCTTAATATATTGAAactgattttttaaaattaacataacataaattgacaataatattattttatatttatttgcttgaaatttttttttaggtaataatattttttgcttaacaatagaaaaagaaagtgaCATATTAATACTTTTTGTCTGTTTTGCAGCTCGTCGAGAACTCTTACATCCAACCTTGGGGTCAGGTTTCAGTGGATAAACTCGCTGCTATGTACAAAGTTCAGGTTAAGTAGTCATCTAGATTAATGTTAACGTAATTTGTAAATAGGAGTTATAGATTAGATTATAGATGCCCTTTCCGTTCTAGATTAATGTTAACAAAATCATTTATATTATTAGGAATTAACTTGATTGATGCAAAAATAGATGAGAACCGCATTCTTTCTGCCTTGACTTTGATCTTTTCTGGACGTGGAATATGGCTCAAATATATTCAGCCGCCAATATATTtctaaaaagtaaaattgcttgAATTTAATGGAACTTGCAAAACTCATCGATAGAATTTGGAGTTTAACCCATCACACAATCTTATTCAGCAACACTACACAATCATAAACAGAAAATGtgctttatttttttcatcttaACCTTGTAATGCCATTCTGCCCCAGCTTCATACAATAGAAAGCAGTGGCAAAGTTTATTTTACATGCATCATAATCCCCAACTTGGCTTTTCATCATAAATTCTTCACAATCCAACAAGAGAATCTCAGTTATACTATACTAACCCTACCACTCAGTTATCATACATGAAACTTAATAACAAGTGAGTTCAATATCACATTTTAACATTTTCATGTCATGTAAAACAACTAAAGCCTTTATGTTAACACAAAGTAGTAAAAGCAGAGAGAAAACTACTGTTTTTCTTGCAAAAAGAAATTAGACCTTTGATGGCATGCTAGTACCATCACCCGCTGTCTTGCTCTTCTCTGCTTCAAATTTATCTATTGCTACTTGCAGTTCATCTGTACCTCCAACAGCTCTCATCGTGTAGTAGTACGTTCCGAAGACAAATGCTGTCAAACCCCCGGCAACCACCAAATTCTTAGCTTTGGGAGAAAGGCTCCTAAATCCTGAGAGTCCAGCCATCTAGATCAATGAAGAAAGATGAAAACAGTTATTTTTGATTGTCCTAAACCACAAGAAAGAAATATAAGGTCAAAGTGAAACTTGAGTACTCAGCACAATTAAGGCAACAACTTAACTCTGCTAGTTTCAAGTCAACAATTCAAAGCAATAGTGGAACATAATTCAGACATGAACATAATCTCAAGAGTGCATCAAATAGAAGgcaaatatattttcaaaatagttagaaccaTAGTTGTTACTTTTATGCTCCATGTATATAGCAGATGATTCACCATACACAATTCAAAACTCAAAAGTCGATCAAACGAATTTACATGCACGAATTTATTGCACGTGTTAAATATGCACATAATTAGATGCAATTATCAATCAACTAAACAAATTTAAATGCAATTATCGGAACTATCACATGAACTtggagaaaaaaattaatgatattTGCTCATAATTATTTAGTGCTGTGTATCCATGAAGACAAAAGACAGTAGAGATCTCATGTTGATGAGTGGAGAATCTGGTAAGTGAGAATGCTATCAACTTTAATTTCCCTGATTTGCCACTCATCAAAGTGAAATCCCTCAATTTAGGTGCCAAGTCCAGCGGGTCAAGTTTGTCCAAATAGCAGAGCACAGAACAAAGTGGCTTCAACAATTTACCAACTTGGCTTCATTAGTTTGTAGGAAAgccaaaataaatcaataaatatCTGAAGCTGCTGTTTTTAGCACAATCTCTTCAGTGAGGCAAATCATCAAACACATTGCGTGCATTCCAACAAAACCATAGAGAACAAAACTAACTCAaacaaaatgttttttttttttgtagaaaaTTTGCACGGTAGGTTGTTAAATTTGGAGCATACACGGAACCATGATCTAAGTTTCATTTTCAAAACttagaaaaaagaaaggaaacCAGACACGTAATTTTGTGATGGGGTTTTGGAACAAAAAAATGGATAATAGAAATGCATGAAAGGAAAATCAAACCTTTTTACAAGAGATTCGAAGAGACGGAAGAATCGGCGGTAAAAGCAGGTTAGCAGCAGTGGCTTACGGCGGCGGTAGCGACGGCGACGATTGGAGTCGGCGAGATTAGAAAGAATAGACAGGGTTGTCCGCTGTTCAGTTTTATTCCCTATGCTTCAATGGGTTTTGCTACATTCCGCTAATTATTACTAACTAatagaaatttttaaattttttattttaataaatgtaaaataaatatgtaaaaatataattttatattttttggttaaaaaattttaattaataattttatctttctaaAAATAAGATACATGTCAACTAAATTATATttgaataaattataatatttttaatttatttgtttgcaGATGTCTTCTTTAAATCATAAATcgtataaattaattatatatgatcactttaataaaaaaattatataaacaaTAATTCAACTTTTACTTGtacatttaattatatatatttttcatgcatATGACGTagtataaatttatttagaaaaaatataaattatttagttattatttattaaaagcTATCCGTcgaactatttaaaaaaaatacccGTAATTAATTAAGACATAGTTGAgtgtattattaattttattttaatttttttgtaaaaagcataaagaaaaaattaataaaaataaaattttattatttttaataattttaaaataaattataaaactaaaatattgaaaataaaaataaaagcacAAATATCCTTCCCTTCTTTTACCTATGTGTAAATTACCATTTTAAAGTTCAAAAAATGTCTTTAACAAAgtgacacaaaaaaaaaaataacattttaaaatatagACTAGAGAttaaatgttatatatatattttttaaataatttttttatacaccaaatttttaattaaattttgatagtttaaaaatttttaattggaTCACTACATACTTTTGAACTTTGTAATTAAATCATTGTCGTGTcaaaaaatattagagttaatagaatattttttctCCAGATTAAAAATATCCACACTTATGAACTAAATTTCTAAATCTGAACATCTTTTTATATTTAGAATTTTCTAAAAACTCTAATATATTTAGATTGATAAGGATCTAATTACTAAATTCAAAAAAATGTAGAGACTCGATTAAAAGCTTTTAaactataaaaacttaattacaaATTTTGTAAAAGAATAAACTATCATTTATATTCGTAAACTTTGCGAATGCTAATAAAAGTAACTATTAAACAAGAAAACTAATATTGTATACATGAAAGATGGGTTGACAATAGTATCTAaaccctaatttttttttgttgacttTTTAATAATATTCCTAAATTACCCTTTTTATCTTCTTTCCAAAATTCTAAACTTTCACAACCATcacttttcttcttcctccgcCGCTGCCAACaaacaaaaaactaaaaaaaatagaaaaatagatcCCGAGTCAACTCAGTTGTAGCAACCGGAACTAGCCGCCGTGTTGGATGCCGATCCATCCCCATCCCATTCGAGACCCGAATCTCCCACGGTGAGATGCTCTTCCACCTCTGCAAGTAGACCGATCCCAAAACCCTCTTCTTGAAGTTCGCACACCTCCTTTCCTCCTCCTCTCACCAGGAGGCTCGAGCCATGTCCGCCATCCTCCTCTGCAAGTAGTTCACTCGCAATAACTCATACCTCTGGCCACGCCTCTTCCTTCACACTCAGTCTTCtctaaaaattcaatttttctttttatttcttacCCATTTGAAGTAATTCATGATCtctgaaaatacaaaaaaaaataaaaaaattgattcattagaggaagaagaggataCAATTTAGGGTCTTTTTTGTAAAGGTCATCGAATATTTGGTTGTAAGGGATATTGAAATAATAGACATTGGGTTTTCTGAGGGACGGATCTTAACGTGCTCACTTGTGCCATAAGAAGAGACGTTGAAGCCCTGCCTTTTTAGGAGGAAATGCGTTTCTATGCTCCTATTCTAGTTCAATGACGTAATGATATAtcattattctaaaaaaaaatattgaattgaGAGTGCACAATAATGGAACCAATGATTTTAaggcaaaaaagaaaaaaaaaaaaagaggattCTTGAGTATTGTATACTACTGGTGGTAGTGATGGTAAGTGGTGGTGATGGTGAATGCTAGTAATAGAGGGGGAGGGGAGGCACTAGTAATTAGAGAAGGTGCTAGTGGTAGGAGGGTTATGAAAATTTGGAATTTGGAGAAAAAGGTAAAAAGGTGAAGGTaattcgaaaattttattaaaaaaaagattttgggTATTGTATCATACGAAACCTATCTTTTTTTGGTATAACGTTAGTTTCTGTAACAACCCAACTTTTAGCACATCATGATCGTACTAGAAGAAAGATGTTACTaacctattttttttattatctatttaataATAAACCTTTACGACGTTAACACGTTCCCCATTTTATCGGATGAAAGCTagtaaattttgtttttattaattaataatcgtTCAACAAAGACTTCCAAtcaataataatcacataattactAGTAATATATTATAGTTAATCAATGAACAATATATACAAGCTTACCTCTCTAAATAAAAGCTTCAACTAACAAAACggagaaaaaataaattctaacaacAACTCAACTCACAAACAAACTCTTCCACACAGCTTCACAATAAGCCTTCACACCTGCAGTTGAAAAGGTTGGAAAGAGGGGATAAGAACTCGAGAGTCCAATTAAGTTAATTTTACTATTATTAGCCAATAGCAACAAGCAACAAAATACATTCAACTTAATAAATAAAGAACACAAAAGTTAAACAATCATAAAATACATACAAAGCACTCACACATATACACAAAAAACACATCACAAAGAAAATGTGTAACAAGTATAATGCATGTATAGCCTTACCCAGGCCATGAGCATGTGTTAGTTGCCTATCCGTCGCCGACATTACCAGGGCACAACTCTTAGATATGGTTTTCCAGATGCATACAATGTGCATATAAGTCTTACGGCCAGACTGCGTTCAATGTGACTTTTAAATGTGTAGTAATATGCTTACATTTGAAAAACAGTTCACAATGTGTGGGCGATCCCACTATACATTTGGCACTAAGGCTTAAACAACAATCATGTTTCATCTACTCTTGTGTGGCAGACAGTCTTTTAGAATCTTTTTATCTTTGGCCTCTGCTCTCCTATGGCAGAGATTGGCTCTCGCGTGTCAGATATCCTTTTAGTTaatatattcttttcttttctgttttctattctcCTGTGGCAGAGGTTCTTTAGATTCTTTTAATCTTTGCTCTCTACTCTAATCTATTGTGACAGAAATCCCtttaatctttttctttttttcttttctttcttcttcttttctttcttatcattctcttttactttcttaCATTTTCACAATATAAATTATCTTCGCACTATTTTCTCGTCTTTTCCTAAGTGTCTTATGAAAAGACAATCAAATATTCTTAATTTAACTTTGtctttctaaaacttttaaGGAGTATAACTCTTTTATCCTTTtgtaatattataaatatataaaataatatcattattattttactattatttaaaatttgttaactaaagtcttatgcttaaatttttaagaattatattgtaatcctaaaattttaaatatttttacttttaacccaaaattttataaattttactaaaataaCTTTACATACTTTATAATTACCAAAAAATCCCTATACTTTATAAAATATCCGTTCTACTCCTGAACTCCTTACTTAATACCCAAAATATCCATAAACTTGTCctattactatttttttttcaatcttttattaaattatcattATATCCTCACAATTTCTCAAGTTAATATTAGTGTTCTTTCTTCCTCAAAAAACCAAAGCATTAccttattttctttaaaattttctgtttgatttttaattaattttcgaactttTCATTTATCGATTTTTCACGGCTTTCACTTTAACTTCCCAACTATaaattctcatcaatttttCATCAAGATCAGACTTAATACTAGTCCCAAATTTATCAACAACAATTGGTCAAGGGCTGTTCTTGGTAGCCGAACCatcaaatttataaattatcaaaatttcaACGAGAATCAAGTATAAATTCATTCAATTTCAAACAAAAATCATCAAACAAACAATCACACATCAAGAACACGTTTAATTATCACAAAATTATCAAACCTTAAATCTATAGAAAATCACCAAAACCAAAGCATCAAGGAATATTTCTGATcaagaaattgaaaaagaaaacgtTAAAAATCGGCTACTCCATCTTGCTCCCATTTGGCCGAACCATGCATGAAAAATTAGTGGCGTCATTGTTGATTTTTCTCCATGGAAAGTGGTACCGTTGTGAAGATGTAGAAGAGATTAACACTTTAATcagtttatattttttaattagatttacaGAACTCACGAAATCAATCTCGGAAGGTTTTGGCTTCCATGGTTTCTCTCACGGTCtcactctcttcttttctttctatttggTTCGGTTAGAATGAAGAAGATAAGATGAGATtaatgatgataataatgatgTGTTAAGGAAGGGGATGTGTGTCACATCCTGAAACTTCTGAGTCAGCGATTCAAGTTATAAATATCTTAAACGGATAATTACAAAAGTTAGATGTATTAAAACATAAGTAATAATACCTATAtgagttattaatataaatgacATTATTAACATAATAAGGATAGAAGATATATGATGAAACATTAGTAAAGTTAAGTCCATTAAAGAGTACCAATATTTACTTATACTAGCAGATATTAAACTTGAAATATTAATTAcccaaattaaattataaaattattattaatagattactaaaattataatttaaattatataaaatatcttattatagcaaaattatataataatattaattaatccaaactcaaatgataataattataaaaatcaatCTAATTTTGcctattaaaataatttttaataaatagtttaaactaatagaataaatcataattaatttaaacttcaataatcattaaattaatgtaattacttttaataaaattgtcCTCTAAAAATAATAAGTTCAGGTTCATAAAATAAATTGTAAATAATCTATAATAGAAGTTTCAAAAATATCAGTTGTTACAATCTATCCACTTTACAAAAATTTTCATCTTCGAAAATTGATATAAGATAGAAAAGATTCATATTAACTTTCTTATCAAACATgtcaaagaaaaacaaaaagattgACATGTTCAGTTTTCAAACTTGAGAAAAATCAATGTCATACTGACACCAAACTATGACAAAGATCGATGTTTCAAAAGATTCAAGTAGACCATTAGTAACATGGTAAAGCAAAGATATATGAAAATGATAAAATATGATCGGAAAAGAATCAAAGTATGGTGCAGGAAAGGTAACCGAAACAAAGAACTCCAAAAAGAAAAGACGGTGCACCAAATCACATGACACAAACAAGAACCGTAAGTCGAAAATGAACAACCATCTGAAAAGTAATTTCTAACGTTCCTAAATCTCGTAATTCACATTACCTATTACTTCTATTTCATCTATGATAACCAATTAGTATTTTTCTATACACATATTATTAGTATCAAGTTGGCCAAACCTAATGCCATAAGAGATGTAACGGTTGACTAATAGCATCAATCAATAAACAGTCATGCATATAAAATTCAAACTCTTGTCATTAGAACAAGTCTTATTGCATGACAGGCGCTCGGAGTATGCagtgaagcatagtcagtccactcccaaggctctacaggaaggactgatctgataccataatgtaaccaCCCAACTTTTAGCATGacatgatcgtaccaaaagtaagATGTTACTGACATGTTTTTctttattatctatttaataATAAGCCTTAAAGACTTTAACACATTCCCTATTTATCGGATAAAAactagaaaattttatttttattcattaataaTCGTTCAGCAAAGACTTTCAAtcaataataatcacataattactAGTAATACATTATAGTTAATAAATGAACAACATATACAAGTTTATCCCTCCGAAATAAAAGTTTCAACTAACAAAGCGAGGGGAAAATAAATTCTACCAACAACTCAACTCGCAAACAAACTCTTCTATACTTCCACAGCTTCACAATAAGCCTCACCTGTAGCTGAAAGGGTTGGAAATAGGAGATAAGAACTGAGAAGTATTTAGTAGGGTCGGAGTTAAAAGTTAAGTTCATTTTACTATTATTAGCCAACAACAATAAGCAACAGAATGCTTTCAACTTAACaaataaagaacaaagaagTCAAACAATCATAAAGTACATACAAAGTACCCACACATATACATAGAAAACATATCATAGAGAAAATACAcaacaagtatgatgcatgtctagccctacgCAGGCTATGAACTCACGTGTCAGTTGCCTACCCGCTCCCAACATTACCAGTGCACAAGTCCCGGATATGACTTTCCAGATGCATACAGTGTACATATAAGTCTTACGGCCAGACCACATACAATGTGACTTTAAATGTGTTGTAATATGCTTACATCTGGAAAACAGTTGACAACGTGTGGTCGTTCCTACTATATATTTGGCACTAAGACCCAAACAATAATCATCTTTCATCTACTCTCATGTGGCATACAGTCTTTTAGAGTCTTTTTATTTTTGGCCTCAACTCTCCTGTGGCAGTGATATGCTCTTGTGTGGCAAACATCcctttaattaatatattcttttcttttctgttttctgtTCTCCTGTGGCAGAAGTTCTTTAGATTCTTTTAGTCTTTACTCTCTACTCTACTGTGATAGAGATCcctttaatatttttcttttctttcttcttttctttcttatcattttcttttactttcttaCATTTCCACAATATAAATTATCTTCGCACTCTTCCCTCGCCTTTCCCTAAGTGTCTCATGAAAAGAGAATCAAAGATTCTTAACTTTGTCTTTTTAAAGCTTTTAAGGAGTATAACTGTTTTATCCTCGtgtaataatataaatatataaaataatatttttttaattaaaatactaatatattatattaatataagaaaactaatattaataataaaacaataatATCATTATTGTTTTACTATTATTTAAAACTTGTTAATTGGAGTCTTATgcttaaatttttaagaattatCTTTTAACTCTAagcttttaaatatttttacttttaacctaaaattattataaattttactaaaataaCTTTACATGCTTTATAATTATCAAAAATATCTTGTACTTTATAAAATACCTGTTCTACACCTGAATTTCTTACTTAATATCCAAAATACCCTTAAACTTGTTTTATTACTATTTTCCTCAAtcttttattaaattatcattATATTCTCACAATTTCTCAAGTCACTCTTGGAGTTATTTCTTCCTTAAGAAAATCGAACCtttaacttatttttcttttaaattttatgtttgacttttaattagttttcaaatttttcggTTAGCGATTTTTCACAGCTTTCACTTTAACCTCCCAACCATaaattctcatcaattttttttatcaagatCAGACTAAATACCAGCTCTAAATTATCAACAACAATCAGTCAAGGGCTGTTCTTGGTAGCCAAACCATCAAGTTCATAAATGATCAAAATTTCAATGAGAATCAAGTTTAAATTCATTCAATTTCAAACAATAATCATCAGACTAACAATTACACATCAAGAACACATTTAATTATCACAAAATTATCAAACCTATCTCCGTATGAAAACTACCAAAACCAAAGCACCAGAGTAGGTTTCTGatcaagaaattgaagaagaaaacataaaaaatcgGATACTCCACCTTGCTCCCACTTAGCCGAACCATGCATGAAAGATTAGCGGCGTCACAGTTGATTTTTCTTCGTGGAAAATGGTACCATTGTGAAGAGGAACGAGAGACGAATACTTTAATtagtttagatttttttattggaTTTACGGAATTCAAAAAATCAAGTTCGGAAGATTATGGCTTCCATGGTTTCTCTCATGGTcttactctcttcttttctttctatttgaTTCGGTTAGAATGAAGAAGATAATATAAGATTAATGAGGATAATGATGATGTGTTAAGGAAGGGGGCGTGCGTCACGTCCTGAACCTACAGAGTCAGCGATTCAAGTTATGAATATCTTAAACGGATAATTATGAAAGTTAGATGTATTAAAATACAAGTAAAAATACATATGGAGGTAAATAtatgagttactaatataaataacATTAGTAACATAATAATTATAAGGATAGAAGATATATGATGAAGTATTAGCAAAACTAAGTCCATCAAAAAGTACCGATATTTACTTATATTGGTAGAtattaaacttaaaatattaatgatccaaattaaattataaaatgttcattattattagattactaaaattataattttaattatgtaaaatatctTATTATAATAAGATTATATAATAATCTTATTAATCCaaattcaaatggtaataataattataaaattaatttaattttgcctaataaaatagtttttaataaatagtctaaactaatagaataaatcataattaatttaaacttcaaTAATCATAAATTTAATGTAATTACTTTTAATGAAATTATCCTCTAAAGATAATAAgttcatatta includes:
- the LOC130935853 gene encoding uncharacterized protein LOC130935853 — encoded protein: MAGLSGFRSLSPKAKNLVVAGGLTAFVFGTYYYTMRAVGGTDELQVAIDKFEAEKSKTAGDGTSMPSKV